One genomic segment of Brachyhypopomus gauderio isolate BG-103 chromosome 19, BGAUD_0.2, whole genome shotgun sequence includes these proteins:
- the LOC143483160 gene encoding G-protein coupled receptor 35: MEFNCSVPSNNSGPRVVEAVAYTPVFVAGLLLNTSAIWFFFQLRSWTDTHVYMFNLIFADLLLVMFLPFRIYDSIYNMDLTKFCLFLHGVHYVNMYVSMFTIAVISAHRFVVVRFPLLAKALDSKRKMIARVACALVWVVVITLSVRLLYSLTTQDMRTCFDRKLGKTKLPKLLVLEIVGYLLPMATVVTCSTGAMCTVQKAAEDSLQHAEEKNAAGRRKVVAIIRANMVVFLVCFTPLHVAYLLRYIYKCPEHVSYLFLKVSQWIAATNCCLDSVGYYFLLKKVLRDKNLPSSDQSSSVLHNIAASQRVNTLTVPM, translated from the coding sequence ATGGAGTTTAACTGCAGCGTGCCGTCGAATAACAGTGGGCCTCGAGTGGTGGAGGCCGTGGCCTACACACCCGTCTTCGTGGCCGGTCTGTTGCTGAACACCTCGGCCATCTGGTTCTTCTTCCAGCTCCGCAGCTGGACCGACACTCACGTCTACATGTTCAACCTCATCTTCGCTGACCTCCTTCTCGTGATGTTCCTGCCGTTCCGGATATACGACAGTATTTACAACATGGATCTGACGAAGTTCTGCCTATTTTTACACGGGGTGCATTACGTCAACATGTACGTCAGCATGTTCACCATCGCCGTCATCAGCGCCCACCGCTTCGTGGTGGTCAGATTCCCCCTGCTGGCCAAAGCCCTGGACTCCAAGAGGAAGATGATAGCCCGTGTGGCTTGCGCTCTTGTCTGGGTGGTGGTCATCACGCTCAGCGTGCGTCTTCTCTATTCCCTAACGACACAAGACATGAGGACGTGTTTCGACCGGAAACTGGGGAAAACCAAACTGCCGAAACTCCTGGTGTTGGAGATAGTTGGGTATCTCCTGCCGATGGCCACAGTCGTGACCTGCTCGACGGGAGCGATGTGCACCGTGCAGAAGGCGGCGGAGGACAGTCTCCAGCACGCCGAGGAGAAAAACGCGGCAGGGCGACGGAAGGTGGTGGCCATAATCAGAGCCAACATGGTGGTGTTTCTCGTGTGCTTTACTCCTCTCCATGTCGCCTACCTGCTGAGATACATTTACAAATGCCCCGAGCACGTTAGTTACCTCTTTTTAAAAGTCTCTCAGTGGATAGCGGCAACCAACTGCTGTCTGGATTCGGTGGGATATTACTTCTTGTTGAAAAAGGTTTTAAGGGACAAGAATTTGCCTTCGAGTGATCAGAGTTCATCAGTTCTCCACAATATAGCTGCATCTCAGAGAGTGAATACGCTTACAGTTCCCATGTAG
- the sema6ba gene encoding sema domain, transmembrane domain (TM), and cytoplasmic domain, (semaphorin) 6Ba isoform X2, producing the protein MVGEPISGMARCPYDPKHANVALFAEGSLFTGTVTDFLAIDAVIYRSLGDSPALRTIKHDSKWFREPFFVSAVEWGLHIYFFFREMAMEFNYLEKVMVSRVARVCKGDLGGSQRVLEKQWTSFLKARLNCSIPGESHFYFNLLQATSPVIRMNGRDIVLGLFSTPPNSIPGSAVCAFDMQQLARVFEGRFKEQKSPESIWTPVPDELVPRPRPGGCAGQGSRFSSSTSFPDEVLTFIKTHPLMDEAVPLLGHRPWIVKTMVRYQLNTMVVDTEAGPHKNRTVVFLGSTRGTVLKFLIMPGKESPYSNNNIFLEELEGYNPERCGDESPQARQPLSLTLDTPSHTLLMAFHSCVVRLPVARCHLHSRCMKNCISSRDPYCGWTRGSTCSLLRPGTRLPFVQDVEYGNTTHLGDCDGLLRESFMDEPESLVTLNLLVVAAVSAFSTGAALSGLAVCWIMGQKHRQRSRGGTSSSGSQRKGEKDRGGLGSSGGGSVMSVSRHSAPERPRAQGETLFVMPNGWVKAGDLDPGLLPTPEQTPLQQKRPAPGLRLSDSGSSWDQSQTFLNPAGTQCPPPPAAIFLSSKLLQGAGDRRHEDGVDRQRYVSLHKYREQGVRSGTLLRKSAGDYNYPMTPQDSPDRRRVVSAPSTQMEYSGEALRWTHETGYIYSSHAAPPAGLHYGPAGAHPAGLVRSGLHGSRGLMDLAEFGHLLGKGAGERTPSGQ; encoded by the exons agccGTTCTTTGTCAGTGCAGTGGAGTGGGGACTTCATATCTACTTCTTCTTCAGAGAGATGGCCATGGAGTTCAACTACCTGGAGAAG GTGATGGTGTCGCGCGTGGCGCGTGTGTGTAAGGGCGACCTGGGCGGTTCCCAGCGTGTGCTGGAGAAGCAGTGGACCTCGTTCCTGAAGGCCAGGCTGAACTGCTCCATCCCGGGAGAGTCCCACTTCTACTTCAACCTGCTCCAGGCCACCAGCCCCGTCATCCGCATGAACGGCCGCGACATCGTACTGGGCCtcttctccaccccccccaacag CATCCCCGGTTCTGCGGTGTGCGCCTTCGACATGCAGCAGCTTGCCCGCGTGTTCGAGGGCAGGTTCAAGGAGCAGAAGTCACCGGAATCCATCTGGACCCCCGTGCCGGATGAGCTGGTGCCGAGGCCCAG gcccgGGGGCTGTGCTGGGCAGGGCTCCCGCTTCAGCTCCTCTACCTCTTTCCCCGATGAGGTGTTAACCTTCATCAAGACGCACCCTCTCATGGACGAGGCCGTCCCTCTGCTGGGACACAGGCCCTGGATAGTCAAGACGATGGTCAG GTACCAGCTGAACACCATGGTGGTGGACACGGAGGCGGGGCCACACAAGAATCGTACTGTAGTGTTCCTCGGGTCCACTAGGGGCACCGTCCTTAAATTCCTCATCATGCCTGGCAAGGAGAGCCCTTACTCCAACAACAATATCTTTCTGGAAGAACTGGAGGGCTACAATCCAGAGAG gtgtggagACGAGTCACCACAGGCACGCCAGCCGCTGTCTCTCACTCTAGACACTCCCAGTCACACTCTCCTCATGGCCTTTCACTCCTGCGTGGTCAGACTACCTGTAGCCCGCTGTCATCTGCACTCTCGCTGTATGAa aaacTGCATCTCCTCTAGAGATCCGTACTGCGGCTGGACCAGAGGAAGCACCTGTTCTCTGCTCAGACCGGGGACCAG ACTGCCGTTCGTGCAGGATGTTGAATACGGTAACACCACACATCTCGGGGACTGTGATG GTCTGCTGCGTGAGAGTTTTATGGACGAGCCAGAGAGCCTGGTGACCCTGAACCTGCTTGTGGTGGCTGCAGTCTCGGCCTTCTCCACCGGGGCGGCGCTCTCGGGCCTGGCCGTGTGCTGGATCATGGGCCAGAAGCACCGCCAGCGCTCCCGGGGTGGCACGTCGTCCTCGGGCAGCCAGCGTAAGGGCGAGAAGGACCGTGGCGGGCTGGGCTCGAGCGGGGGCGGCTCGGTGATGAGCGTGTCGCGGCACAGCGCACCGGAGCGCCCGCGGGCCCAAGGCGAGACCCTCTTCGTCATGCCCAACGGCTGGGTGAAAGCGGGCGACCTGGACCCCGGGCTCCTGCCCACGCCCGAGCAGACGCCGCTGCAGCAGAAGCGGCCCGCGCCCGGGCTCCGTCTCTCCGACTCCGGCTCCAGCTGGGACCAGAGCCAGACGTTCCTGAACCCGGCGGGCACTCAGTGCCCCCCGCCGCCCGCCGCCATATTCCTCAGCTCCAAGCTGCTCCAGGGCGCCGGGGACCGTCGTCACGAGGACGGCGTGGACCGCCAGCGCTACGTCTCCCTCCACAAGTACCGCGAGCAGGGCGTGCGCTCGGGGACGCTGCTGCGTAAGTCGGCGGGCGACTACAACTACCCCATGACCCCGCAGGACTCGCCCGACCGGAGGAGGGTGGTGTCGGCGCCCAGCACCCAGATGGAGTACAGCGGCGAGGCCCTGCGCTGGACCCACGAGACCGGCTACATCTACAGCAGCCACGCCGCTCCACCCGCCGGCCTCCACTACGGCCCGGCCGGCGCCCACCCGGCCGGCCTCGTCCGCTCCGGGCTGCACGGGTCCCGGGGGCTGATGGACCTGGCCGAGTTCGGCCACCTGCTGGGCAAGGGGGCTGGCGAACGCACCCCCTCGGGCCAGTGa